A stretch of DNA from Campylobacter concisus:
TTAGCCCTCTTTTGTTATAGTTTTTAGTGCAGCTTTTTCAATAATAACCGAACTAAATGTAGAGACAAGATAAGCATTTACCTCATTTGCATCTACTACATAGCAGTTTACTAAATTTCTAAAAGCAAGTAGTGTTTTATCGTCTAGTAAATCTTTAACGATAAGCGCGTCTTTTACTTTTAAATTTTTGATGATATTAGCTGCATCTTTTGTCTTTCCAGACTCGATTGAGATGCTATCTACTGCGAAAATTTTACCATCTTGTGCTTTTACTGCCAAAGCGTACTCAAGAGCTAGTCTTTTTTGTTTTTTATTGACTTTTTGAAAATAGTTTTTCTCGTTTGTTGGACCAAATGCAACTGCACCGCCTACCCAAACGTTAGTTCTAGTTGAACCCGCTCTTGCACCACCACGTCCTTTTTGTCTCCATGGTTTTTTACCACCACCGCTTACAAAAGCACGGCTTTTAGTATGAGCCGAATTTGCTCTTATACCAGCAAGGTAAGATTTTACATAAAGATATAGGTTGTGCGGATTTACTTCAGCGTAGCTTGCAGGAAGCTCTAACTCGCCTGAATTTTCAAATTTATCGTTTAATACGTGAATTTTACTCATTTTACAATCCTTATTTTACCCATTGCACCATTGTGACCAGGAACGCAACCTTTTACAACTACGATGCCATTTTGAACGTCAAAGCTTATTAGCTCGTTTTTAACAGTAACTTTCTCATTACCCATGTGTCCTGCCATTTTCATACCTGGTTGAACACGACCTGGCCATTCGCAGTTACCAATTGAACCGTGGCGTCTGTGGAAACGTGAGCCATGGCTTTTTGGACCACCACCGAAACCATGTCTTTTTACCACACCTTGGTAGCCTCTACCTTTTGAGTTAAAGCTAACTTTTAAAATTTTAGCCTCGTTTAATGGTGTAAAGTCTAGGTTTCCAACTTCGCTATTAGCTACTTCAAGCGTAGCAAATTTGTTAAATTCTGCAGTCAGATTGTATTTCTTTTGCTGACCAGCGATAGCTTTGTTGTTTGCTTTAGTGTGGGCATACGCTACGATAGCACGTTTGTTTTCGTCGATCTCACATACTTTAGCCTCAACTAGCTTAAGTAGTGTAACTGGCGTACTCTTCGTGGCAATCGTTCTACTCATGCCTATTTTTTCTACAATATATTCCATACTCTTATCCTTTTGTCCGCTTATTTCATCGCACGAACTTCGACATTAACTTCTGGAGCTAGGTCGAGTTTTGTTAGGCTATCTACAGTTTCTGGAGTAGCAGCTACGATGTCAAGCATACGAGCGTGTATTCTCATCTCAAACTGCTCACGTGAGTCTTTGTTGATGTGTGGAGATTTTAAGACTGTATAGCGTTTGATCTTTGTAGGCATTGGTACCGGGCCACGAACGTCGGCACCTGTTCGTTTGACAGCTTCTACGATTGCTGCAACAGTGCGGTCTAGAACTCTATGGTCGTAAGCTTTTAGCTTTAACCTGATTCTTTCCATGTGTTTTCCTTTAAAAAGAACTTGTCGCAAACTCGCGACCTCTTTACATCAAAATAACTCGCATAGGATCAAGCGATCGTACGAGCAAAGACGCTTGTCTTTTCGTAAAGAGAACGCGATTTTACAAAAAAGCTATTATAGTTGTCAAGAAAAACGCTATTTTTTGATGAATTTTGATTAATTATTTCCTTTTAATAAGGAAGATATAAAATTTAAAAAGATAAAATTCCAAGAAATTAAAATTTTAAAGAGAAAAGATGCCGATCTTTAATCCAAAATTCTTACTAACCCAAGATCAAGACGAAGAAAAGCTTAAAAAGCGTTATGCAAATTTGCAAATGTATCAGGAAAAAGCTAGCGACATTAAGAATTTCAAAGAAGAGAAATTTCAAACGCAGTTTCTAAAAGATATCTTTGAAGACTGCCTTGGCTACACTTTGGACACTACTAATCCTACAAATTTCAATCTTGAACGTGAGAAAAAGAACGAAACTGACGGCAAAAAAGCAGATGGGGCGATACTGATAAATGGCGAAGTTAGATGCGTGATCGAGCTAAAAGATCAGACTACACAGCATCTTGATAAAACTCCGTCCAATCGCGAGCTTAGCCCAGTAGATCAAGCTTTTCGCTATTTTATCTCGCACGACAATGCCAAATATGTCGTTGTTTCAAATTTTAACGAATTACGCTTTTACATCGGCAATAAAACAACATTTGAAAAATTTGACCTTTTTACAGCAAGCTTTGACGAGTTTAAAAGACTTCATTTGCTGCTTAGCTTTGAGAGCATTAGCACGGATCTGCCACTAAAGCTAAAAGAGAAATTTGCCACTCATGAGCGTGAAATTTCAAACAAATTTTATAAAGACTTTAGTGCTTTTAGACTTACTCTTTTTAAAAATATTTGCAAAAACAATGCTAGTATTGATAAAAATAGGCTTTTAAGCCTGACTCAAAAACTATGTGATAGGTTTGTCTTTATACTATTTGCCGAAGACCGCGGACTACTAAGACTTCGCACGATAGCCGAGATAAAAGATAAATTTCAAAACCAAGTTACTGAGCTTAGTTTTTATGACTTTTACAAAATTTACTTTAAAGCCATTGATGAAGGCAGTGAACGTCTTGATATCAAACGCTACAATGGCGGACTTTTTGCCACAGATACTGAGCTTGATGCACTAAAGATAGACGATAGCGTGCTTGAAGCGCAGTTTTTAAGTGACTATGACTTTTTAAGCGACATCGGTGTAAATATCCTAGGGCATATCTTTGAAAGCTCACTAAACGACCTTGAAGAGCTAAATGCACAAATAAATGGTAATGAATTTGATGCCAAACAGAGCAAACGTAAAAAAGATGGCATATTTTATACGCCAGAGTTTATAACAGAATTTATAGTTGAGAATTCGCTTGGCATGCTTTGTAAAGCCAAAAAAGATGAGCTAGGGCTTGATCTAAATGAGCTACTAGCACCAAAAAATCCCAAAAAATTAACCAAAGCAGAAAGTGAGATCAAAGACAAAATTTATGCTTACCGCGAGTGGCTCTTATCTCTTAAGATACTTGATCCAGCTTGTGGCTCTGGTGCGTTTTTAAACCAAACTTTAGAATTTCTAATTAGTGAGCATGGCACATTAGACACTTATCGCAAAGTATATGAGGGCGAGGGCTTGGGACTTTACGATATAGAAAGCACTATTTTAGAAAATAACCTTTACGGCGTAGATATAAATGCCGATGCGGTCGAGATCGCTAGGCTATCTCTTTGGCTCCGCACAGCTGCAAAAGGACGAGTTTTAACAGATCTTAGTAAAAATTTAGTAGCTGCAAACTCGCTTTTAGAATTTCCTTTTGACTTTAAATTTGATGTCGTTATCGGCAATCCTCCCTATGTTAGACAAGAGGCGATAAAAGAGCAAAAGCCTGCCCTACAAGAATATAAAGTCTATAGCGGCACGGCTGATTTGTTTGTCTATTTTTATGAGCTTGGCATTACGCATCTAAAAGAAAATGGACTTTTAGGTTTTATATGTTCAAATAAATTTTTCCGTGCCAGCTATGGTGAAAATTTACGTAAATTTATATTAGAAAATACGCAAATAACACATATTATTGATTTTGCTGGGGTTAAAGTTTTTGAAGATGCGAGCGTAGATAGTGCGGTTACTATTTTTAGAAAAATAAGAGCTGGTGAAAATTCAAAATTTAATTTCCTAGCCTCAAGCACCATAAATTTAAAAACGCAAAAATTTATCCAAATACCACAATCCACGCTAAACGAAACAAATTTCACTTTCCTAGATAGCAGCAAATTTGAACTAAAAAGCAAGATCGAAAAAGTCGCAAAGCCATTAAAAGATTGGGGTGTGAATATCAATTATGGTGTCAAAACTGGACTAAACGAAGCTTTCATTATTGATAGCAAAACTCGTGATAAAATTTTAAGCACATGCATTGGGGACGAAAGAGAACAGACACAAAAGCTCATTAGACCGATCTTAAGGGGTCGCGACATAAAGCGTTATGACTATGAGTGGGCTGGGATATGGCTCATAAATATCCATAATGGATATGGCACCGAGCCTCGCATCAATATAGATAATTTTCCTAAGCTAAAACTATATCTTGATAAATTTGAGCCGAAACTTTCCAATCGTTCTGATAAAGGAGCCACTCCTTATAATCTGCGAAACTGCGCATATCTGGAGGAATTCGAAAAAGAGAAAATTTTATGTGCCAGAATGGTGCAAAGCCCAAAATTTGCTTACGATATAAATAATAATATTCCAGACAATACTGCATATTGCATAACTGGCGAAAATTTAAAATTTTTATTAGCTTTTTTAAATTCAACAGCTGTTTATAAAATTTTCAACTTTTTCTATGCTGGAGGCGGACTTGAAGGCGAAATAAAAATAAATCGCTTAGAGATTTTACCTATCCCACAAATCACGCCACAAAATGAAAATTTATCAAACGAGATAATAAATTTGGTTGATGAAATTTTAAAAGCTAATGAAAAAATCAAGCTTTACGAGAAGCATATGCCTACTTTAACTCTTGATGAAAAGCTAGAAGCTAAAGAAAATATCGATACGCTAAACGACAAAATCAAGGCAAGTGACGAAAAAATAGACAAACTTGTTTTTGAGCTTTATGAACTAACAAGCGATGAGATCGCGCTTATAACAGGGGGGGGGAAATTGACGGTATAACAAAAATTTACATATACATCTTACAAAGGGGAGAAAATGAACCAATTAGAGCTTTATTACAATCAGCCGCTTAAATCAAGTAAATTTATCCCCAGAAAATATGAAATCATCTCGCCAAAAACGCTTATAATAGGTGCCATTTCAAGTGGCAAAACAGCCCTTGTTTATGAGTTTTTGAGCCATTATAAAAGCGAGGAGAGGCTTTATGTAAATTTAGACGATCTAAGGATAGACAGAGCCTTGCTTTTAGCAAATTTAAAAGAATTTTTAGAAAAAAATGCCCAGATAAAGGTGCTCGCAGTTGAAAATTTACAAGCTGCTGACCTTGCAAATTTAAGCTTTTTAAATGGGCTCCCACTTGAAAACATTATCCTTACAAGTAAGGAATTTTCACTCACGATTGACGGCTTTGCACGCATAAATTTAAACTATCTCGACTACGAGGAATTTATACTATTTTTTAAGAAAAATTTAGACCAAGACCTGCTTTTTAGCTATTTTTTGGCTCACGGCAACGAGATAGCAAGTGCCTTTTTAGACTCCAGCGAGGTCACGGCACACTTGCAGCAGCTCTTAAAAGCAAATTTAAGCGAGCAAAGCATTGCGATTTTAAAAGAATGTGCTCCAAAATGCCACGATGTGCTTAGTACTTTTGGTATCTACAAAAACCTAAAAGAGCAGATGAAAATTTCAAAAGATAGTGTCTATAACGCAGTAACCAGCCTTAATGAAAATGGCTTTATAGAATTAGTACCAAATTTAGATGAGAGCAGCACGAGCAAAAAGCTCTACTTTACAAATTTTGCACTTCGCAACGCTTTATACCTAAAAAAGGACTTTTTGGCTGTCTTTGCAAATGTCGTTTTTTGCGAATTGCTTAAATTTAAAGATGAAATTTACTACACAAAAGAGATTGATTTCTTCCTTAATAAAAGGAAGATTGCGATTATCTGTGTGCCGTTTTCTGCGCCAGAGATCATCTTTTTGAAATTTAAAAAACTCCATGCAAGCTTAAAAGAGCTAGGCGTAAGTAAGCTTCAGATAATCAGCGTCGCAAATCAAGCTGAGCTTAGCCTTGAGGGCATAAAATGCGAAATTTTGCCCTTTTCTAGGTGGAGTCTAGGTTTATAAATTTAAACCTTTATTTGATTATTGTTTTAAAAGCTTAAAGTAAAGAAGCTATAATCAAAAAAACTATGAAGGACGGACATGAGAGCATTTATTGGGATTTTTATACTTATAGG
This window harbors:
- a CDS encoding Eco57I restriction-modification methylase domain-containing protein yields the protein MPIFNPKFLLTQDQDEEKLKKRYANLQMYQEKASDIKNFKEEKFQTQFLKDIFEDCLGYTLDTTNPTNFNLEREKKNETDGKKADGAILINGEVRCVIELKDQTTQHLDKTPSNRELSPVDQAFRYFISHDNAKYVVVSNFNELRFYIGNKTTFEKFDLFTASFDEFKRLHLLLSFESISTDLPLKLKEKFATHEREISNKFYKDFSAFRLTLFKNICKNNASIDKNRLLSLTQKLCDRFVFILFAEDRGLLRLRTIAEIKDKFQNQVTELSFYDFYKIYFKAIDEGSERLDIKRYNGGLFATDTELDALKIDDSVLEAQFLSDYDFLSDIGVNILGHIFESSLNDLEELNAQINGNEFDAKQSKRKKDGIFYTPEFITEFIVENSLGMLCKAKKDELGLDLNELLAPKNPKKLTKAESEIKDKIYAYREWLLSLKILDPACGSGAFLNQTLEFLISEHGTLDTYRKVYEGEGLGLYDIESTILENNLYGVDINADAVEIARLSLWLRTAAKGRVLTDLSKNLVAANSLLEFPFDFKFDVVIGNPPYVRQEAIKEQKPALQEYKVYSGTADLFVYFYELGITHLKENGLLGFICSNKFFRASYGENLRKFILENTQITHIIDFAGVKVFEDASVDSAVTIFRKIRAGENSKFNFLASSTINLKTQKFIQIPQSTLNETNFTFLDSSKFELKSKIEKVAKPLKDWGVNINYGVKTGLNEAFIIDSKTRDKILSTCIGDEREQTQKLIRPILRGRDIKRYDYEWAGIWLINIHNGYGTEPRINIDNFPKLKLYLDKFEPKLSNRSDKGATPYNLRNCAYLEEFEKEKILCARMVQSPKFAYDINNNIPDNTAYCITGENLKFLLAFLNSTAVYKIFNFFYAGGGLEGEIKINRLEILPIPQITPQNENLSNEIINLVDEILKANEKIKLYEKHMPTLTLDEKLEAKENIDTLNDKIKASDEKIDKLVFELYELTSDEIALITGGGKLTV
- a CDS encoding ATP-binding protein, which encodes MNQLELYYNQPLKSSKFIPRKYEIISPKTLIIGAISSGKTALVYEFLSHYKSEERLYVNLDDLRIDRALLLANLKEFLEKNAQIKVLAVENLQAADLANLSFLNGLPLENIILTSKEFSLTIDGFARINLNYLDYEEFILFFKKNLDQDLLFSYFLAHGNEIASAFLDSSEVTAHLQQLLKANLSEQSIAILKECAPKCHDVLSTFGIYKNLKEQMKISKDSVYNAVTSLNENGFIELVPNLDESSTSKKLYFTNFALRNALYLKKDFLAVFANVVFCELLKFKDEIYYTKEIDFFLNKRKIAIICVPFSAPEIIFLKFKKLHASLKELGVSKLQIISVANQAELSLEGIKCEILPFSRWSLGL
- the rplD gene encoding 50S ribosomal protein L4, producing MSKIHVLNDKFENSGELELPASYAEVNPHNLYLYVKSYLAGIRANSAHTKSRAFVSGGGKKPWRQKGRGGARAGSTRTNVWVGGAVAFGPTNEKNYFQKVNKKQKRLALEYALAVKAQDGKIFAVDSISIESGKTKDAANIIKNLKVKDALIVKDLLDDKTLLAFRNLVNCYVVDANEVNAYLVSTFSSVIIEKAALKTITKEG
- the rplC gene encoding 50S ribosomal protein L3 — its product is MEYIVEKIGMSRTIATKSTPVTLLKLVEAKVCEIDENKRAIVAYAHTKANNKAIAGQQKKYNLTAEFNKFATLEVANSEVGNLDFTPLNEAKILKVSFNSKGRGYQGVVKRHGFGGGPKSHGSRFHRRHGSIGNCEWPGRVQPGMKMAGHMGNEKVTVKNELISFDVQNGIVVVKGCVPGHNGAMGKIRIVK
- the rpsJ gene encoding 30S ribosomal protein S10, giving the protein MERIRLKLKAYDHRVLDRTVAAIVEAVKRTGADVRGPVPMPTKIKRYTVLKSPHINKDSREQFEMRIHARMLDIVAATPETVDSLTKLDLAPEVNVEVRAMK